In a genomic window of Deltaproteobacteria bacterium:
- a CDS encoding ribbon-helix-helix protein, CopG family: protein MKTAVSIPDEVFDEAERLARRTKRSRSEVYSRALAEYVARHAPDRVTEAMDRALTEIDQRVDKFARAASRRILERSDW, encoded by the coding sequence ATGAAGACCGCGGTGTCCATCCCGGACGAGGTGTTCGATGAGGCTGAGCGGCTCGCGCGGCGCACGAAGCGGTCTCGGAGCGAGGTGTACAGCCGAGCCCTCGCCGAGTACGTAGCCCGTCACGCCCCCGACCGTGTCACGGAGGCGATGGACCGGGCGCTGACCGAGATCGACCAACGGGTGGACAAGTTCGCGCGCGCGGCGTCCCGTCGCATCCTCGAGCGCAGCGACTGGTGA
- a CDS encoding type II toxin-antitoxin system PemK/MazF family toxin: protein MAQGDVWWADLPRPTGSGPGFRRPVVVVQGDALNRSRIATVVCIPLTSNVKWATAPGNVLLPPGATGLSKESIANVSQIVTLDKTDLTERTGKLPRAKLELVLSGLDVVLGR, encoded by the coding sequence ATCGCCCAAGGTGACGTCTGGTGGGCAGACCTCCCGCGGCCGACGGGGTCCGGCCCAGGGTTCCGACGTCCGGTGGTCGTCGTACAGGGAGATGCGCTGAACCGCAGCCGAATCGCGACGGTCGTGTGTATTCCCCTGACCAGCAACGTGAAGTGGGCGACTGCGCCGGGAAACGTCCTGCTTCCGCCCGGCGCAACTGGGCTTTCGAAGGAGTCCATTGCCAACGTCTCCCAGATCGTGACGTTGGACAAGACTGATTTGACCGAGCGAACCGGGAAGCTGCCGAGAGCCAAGCTCGAGCTGGTACTGTCGGGGCTCGATGTCGTCCTTGGACGCTGA